The stretch of DNA AGCGAATAGTTCCTGCAAGAATTCCTCCCGGTTTTAAAATTCTATAGAATTCTTTAAGAATCTTTATTGATTCTTCCAATGTATTGTAGTGCAATACCCCCCAATTTACGATTAGATCAAATTCTTCGCTTTGCAATCTAAAAGGAGGCGAGCCGACTATAGAAGTATGAATATCCAAATTCAATAATTGAATTTGCTCTATTGATTTTTCAGAATAATCTGCTGCATAAACTTCAAATCCAAAATCTTTTAAAAGTACAGAATGCCTTCCGGAGCCTGCGCCAAAATCCAAAGCCTTTCCTCTATTGGGAAGGCTGGAAAGAATTCTAACTAAATTTTCATCAGGGTATTTTAATTTTGATTTTTCTTTTTTGTAGTGATTGTCCCATAAAATTTTTGTTTTCATTTCAGGATTCAAACTTGACAGAGATTCTTTCTCGAATGCTTTTATCAAATTCTTCATGGCTAATATTTTTTTTTGTTTCAATTCCCAGAACTAAAACTCTGGAGTGATTCCCTTGAGAAGTGAGAAGGGTATCTCCTTCTTGCTTTAAATTTTCACGAAAAAATAAATTTTCTGATGGTTCTACTTCAAATGGAGAAATTTGTTTTAGTTTAGACTTATTTTCAGGTGGAGCAAAAAATACGATATGGGATTTTTTTAAATTTCTATCAGATTTTTGAGCTTTTGTTTCTATAGGCTCGCCTATAAATACTTTTATTAAGTTTTGAAAATAATCGTATCCGTAGAATTGAGGGATTAGGTAATCTGCCAAATATTCTCCCCCTACCTCAGGTTTCACTTCCATTAAATAGATTTCATCGCTATTTGTAATTTTAAATTCTGCTACAAAAGGGCAGTTGTCTATTCCGGTTAAATTTACGATAGATTGGCATATTATTTTTATTTCCCCTGAATGGTCTTCAAAATCGGAGGGAAGTCTGTGGGAAATCTCTATAAAAGGTGGATAAGTAGTTGTGATTTTGTCTGAAATGGAAACCAAGTGAAATGTTTGATTTTGAACAAGACCAAGGACCGTGATTTCTTTTCCTTCGATGAACTCTTCCAATAGATAAGAAGAATCGTCGGGAGAAATTTTATTTAATTTTTCTTTTAACTCATCTTTGTTGTAGAATAATTCTATTCCTTTTTTTGATTCTGAGAAAGAGGGCTTCAATATACAAGGGTAGGAGATGATGGCAATAGTTTTTGCCATAAGTGAATTGGAACGCCAATTGTAGTAATTAGGAACCTTGATCCCTTTTTTTTCTAAAAATTCTTTTAGCTTTCTTTTATTATCAAAAATTTTTAATGAATTGGGTTTTACTCCGGGCAGTTTCAATTTTTCTGCTAAATAGGAGGCAGAATATACTGTTTTCCCGAAAGACCTTGTTCCTACTCCGTATATTGGGTAAATAAGCGGAATTTCACCGATGCTTTTATATAGCTTTCGATATTCATGCACAGATTCTATAATTTTGATTGAAGTAAAATGAAAACCGGGTGCCTTATCGTTCTTATCGACAGAAATTACTTTTAATCCAAGGGCATTCGCCTTATGAATTAGAGGGATTTGATTTTTCCCTGCACCAAGTGAAATAAAGTAGCCGTCTTTTCGCATTGTCTATCTTTTTGTATCGTCACTATTTTTAAACTAATTCATTTGCAAAATTCTTTTTTTATGAATTTTAGAGAAATATCATATTCGCAAAAATGTTTATTTTCTAAAGAGTTTTGGAAGTAAAACGATAATGAAAATAAGGAAGGCTATATGCTCAGAGGGATTTATACCGGATCGAACGGAATGACAATTCAACAGACAAGGATGGACACAATCGCAAACAATCTTGCAAATGTTGATAAAACAGCGTATAAAAAGGATACTACGATATTTAAAACCTTCCCGGAATTACTGATTCACAGATTTGAAGAAGACGGTGTAGGAAAGGTTCCGATGGGGTCTTTTGATACCGCTCCTGTAGTCGGAAAAATTGGTTTGGGTGGTGAAGTGAATGAAATTTACACTAGATTTGAGCAAGGTGCAGTAAAAAAAACAGACAACCACTCGGATATAATGATACAAGATAAACCCGGAGTGGAAAAGCCCGCCTTTTTTGTTGTAATGACAAACAGAGGAGAAAGATTGACAAGAAGCGGTTCATTTATCTTGGATAGGAAGGGGAATTTAGTCACACCACAAGGATTTCCACTGATGGGAGAAAAAGGACCGATTCAGGTTGCAGGTGGAAATTTTTTGATTAAAGAGAATGGTGAAGTCTATATAAATTCTACAATTGGGAATGACCCCAGAAATGGAACGAGTATTGATAAAAATCGTTTTGATTCACCCATATTATTGGATCGGTTAAAAATCAGGACTGTGGAGAATCCACGCCATTTGGATAAAGAGGGAGATTCTTTTTATAACGATACACCTGAGTCCGGAGAGCCTGTGGGGTTTCAGGAGGAATTTTCTCCTTCTGTTTTACAAGGGTATTTGGAGGCTTCCAATGTTCAGGTAGTTACAGAAATGGTGGAAATGATCGAAGTCAATCGTGCTTATGAGGCAAATCAAAAGGCAGTTCAAACTCACGATCAAATGCTTGGAAAATTGATTAACGAAGTTAGTCGATAAACAGAATAAATGATTGAATAGTTTGGGGTGGAAAAGATGAATTTTATTTTTTATAAAAATTTTTTGAAATGGTTTAATTCAAATCAAAAGGAATTGAAAAAACAACTATTATCATACAAAGAAACTTCTTTGAAAGGTATTGTTGGGGAGTTATTTCAAAAAATAAATTTATATA from Leptospiraceae bacterium encodes:
- a CDS encoding class I SAM-dependent methyltransferase; protein product: MNPEMKTKILWDNHYKKEKSKLKYPDENLVRILSSLPNRGKALDFGAGSGRHSVLLKDFGFEVYAADYSEKSIEQIQLLNLDIHTSIVGSPPFRLQSEEFDLIVNWGVLHYNTLEESIKILKEFYRILKPGGILAGTIRSKNDTYLKVKNTEIQIEDLKGGQIFLYSFDELKDLLKDFSYSEFGYSERSPIGKLEERICHWIFKARK
- a CDS encoding ATP-grasp domain-containing protein, which produces MRKDGYFISLGAGKNQIPLIHKANALGLKVISVDKNDKAPGFHFTSIKIIESVHEYRKLYKSIGEIPLIYPIYGVGTRSFGKTVYSASYLAEKLKLPGVKPNSLKIFDNKRKLKEFLEKKGIKVPNYYNWRSNSLMAKTIAIISYPCILKPSFSESKKGIELFYNKDELKEKLNKISPDDSSYLLEEFIEGKEITVLGLVQNQTFHLVSISDKITTTYPPFIEISHRLPSDFEDHSGEIKIICQSIVNLTGIDNCPFVAEFKITNSDEIYLMEVKPEVGGEYLADYLIPQFYGYDYFQNLIKVFIGEPIETKAQKSDRNLKKSHIVFFAPPENKSKLKQISPFEVEPSENLFFRENLKQEGDTLLTSQGNHSRVLVLGIETKKNISHEEFDKSIRERISVKFES
- a CDS encoding flagellar hook-basal body protein, producing the protein MLRGIYTGSNGMTIQQTRMDTIANNLANVDKTAYKKDTTIFKTFPELLIHRFEEDGVGKVPMGSFDTAPVVGKIGLGGEVNEIYTRFEQGAVKKTDNHSDIMIQDKPGVEKPAFFVVMTNRGERLTRSGSFILDRKGNLVTPQGFPLMGEKGPIQVAGGNFLIKENGEVYINSTIGNDPRNGTSIDKNRFDSPILLDRLKIRTVENPRHLDKEGDSFYNDTPESGEPVGFQEEFSPSVLQGYLEASNVQVVTEMVEMIEVNRAYEANQKAVQTHDQMLGKLINEVSR